From the genome of Ornithobacterium rhinotracheale, one region includes:
- a CDS encoding right-handed parallel beta-helix repeat-containing protein: MKKYHQPRAIFLLLAFLFISVFTACRKDFKFEQSITNLQISEQNILLPPVLNYSNTYTYLLKVYNSGNEDIEIPSIYLRKKQNSYYRINVDGRAGYEFNNVPLRAKDSLTIFLSIAAEKPSTDLYRDQIVFQDLKQTKEINLLTMIAKAKYYQPEKGQESLFLTQNTTFYKDMYHVISGNLVIAENAKLIIEAGTKVLFYEDGMLTAAPNASLEINGNLTQPVVFKTYKNESKYDTIPSQWKGIHMERNSRLAMNYAEIIGAENAINIAQGANAVIKNTKISNSGLNAIEAENAQIKAVNLVINNALQKGVFLKNGGDYEFSFCSIANFWNTGTWGAGENLPLYASNYFKEVRNPLTLKINNTILYGNASNGIQLDLNQGVAQNIRVRNTLIKNENPSELDLSTSIFSEIITENPNFKNVSFFSADLSLNEDSPALGKANPADVPASPLTIEGKERATPPNLGAY, translated from the coding sequence ATGAAAAAATACCACCAGCCTCGTGCTATATTTTTGCTCTTAGCATTTTTGTTTATCAGCGTTTTTACGGCTTGTAGGAAGGATTTTAAATTTGAGCAGAGCATTACAAATCTACAAATTTCAGAACAAAATATTTTGCTCCCGCCCGTGCTTAATTACTCAAATACTTATACTTATTTGCTTAAAGTATACAATTCGGGCAATGAGGATATTGAGATTCCGAGTATTTATTTGAGAAAAAAACAAAATTCTTATTACAGAATCAATGTTGATGGCCGTGCAGGGTATGAGTTTAATAATGTGCCACTTAGAGCCAAAGATAGCCTCACAATTTTTTTAAGCATAGCAGCTGAGAAACCTTCCACAGATTTGTATAGAGACCAAATTGTGTTTCAAGATTTAAAACAAACTAAGGAAATTAATCTTTTGACTATGATTGCCAAGGCTAAATATTACCAGCCTGAGAAGGGGCAAGAGAGCCTTTTTTTAACTCAAAATACTACCTTTTATAAAGATATGTACCATGTGATAAGCGGGAATTTGGTGATAGCCGAAAATGCTAAGTTAATAATAGAGGCAGGAACCAAAGTTTTGTTTTATGAAGATGGAATGCTTACAGCCGCCCCAAATGCTAGCCTAGAAATTAACGGAAATTTAACGCAGCCCGTAGTTTTTAAAACCTATAAAAATGAGTCAAAATATGATACAATACCCTCTCAATGGAAGGGTATTCATATGGAGCGAAATAGCCGCTTGGCAATGAATTATGCCGAAATTATAGGCGCAGAAAATGCCATAAATATAGCCCAAGGAGCTAATGCGGTAATAAAAAATACCAAGATTTCTAATTCGGGGCTGAATGCAATAGAGGCAGAAAATGCTCAGATTAAGGCCGTTAATTTAGTTATTAACAATGCTTTGCAGAAAGGAGTTTTCCTGAAAAATGGGGGAGATTATGAATTTTCGTTTTGTAGCATCGCCAATTTTTGGAATACAGGCACTTGGGGCGCAGGCGAAAATTTGCCACTATATGCCAGCAATTATTTTAAGGAGGTGCGCAATCCTTTAACTTTGAAAATAAATAACACCATATTATACGGCAATGCTAGCAATGGGATTCAGCTTGATTTAAATCAGGGAGTTGCGCAAAACATTAGGGTAAGAAATACTTTAATTAAAAATGAAAATCCGAGTGAGTTGGATTTAAGCACCTCGATTTTTAGCGAAATAATTACTGAAAATCCGAATTTTAAAAATGTTAGTTTCTTTTCTGCGGATTTAAGTTTAAATGAGGACTCTCCTGCCTTAGGCAAGGCAAATCCTGCCGATGTGCCTGCTAGCCCTCTCACCATTGAAGGGAAGGAGAGAGCTACACCTCCAAATTTAGGGGCATATTAA
- a CDS encoding RluA family pseudouridine synthase produces the protein MKEHQEAYEPAEEEDELYEHYKFSAEKGQKPLRVDKFLMNFIENATRNKIQQAAKAGNILVNNETVKQNYRVKAGDEVKIVLSYPPRENVVIPQNIPVDIVYEDESLIVVNKAPGMVVHPGHGNYSGTLVNALKYHFDNLPSLSAELERPGLVHRIDKDTSGLLVVAKTEYAMDHLAKQFFNRTTRRLYTAIVWGNIEEDEGTIIGHIGRNPSNRMQMAVFEDGSQGKHAVTHFKALERLGYITVVQCKLETGRTHQIRAHMKHIGHTLFNDERYGGNEILKGTTFTKYKQFVQNCFQICPRQALHAQTLGFEHPTTGKQLDFEAPVPEDMTQLLEKWRTYSNATWDND, from the coding sequence ATGAAAGAGCACCAAGAGGCATACGAGCCTGCCGAGGAAGAAGATGAGTTGTATGAGCATTATAAATTTTCTGCCGAAAAAGGACAAAAACCTTTACGCGTAGATAAATTTCTTATGAACTTCATCGAAAATGCTACACGAAATAAAATTCAGCAAGCCGCAAAAGCAGGCAATATTCTTGTAAATAATGAAACGGTAAAGCAAAATTACCGCGTAAAAGCAGGCGATGAAGTAAAAATTGTGCTTAGCTATCCGCCACGGGAAAATGTGGTGATTCCACAAAATATTCCTGTGGACATCGTGTATGAAGACGAAAGCCTAATCGTGGTAAATAAAGCCCCTGGTATGGTGGTACACCCAGGGCACGGCAACTACTCTGGCACGCTGGTAAATGCTTTAAAATATCATTTTGATAATCTACCCTCGCTCAGCGCTGAGCTAGAACGCCCAGGCTTAGTTCACCGAATTGATAAAGATACTAGCGGCTTACTCGTAGTAGCCAAAACGGAATATGCTATGGACCATCTTGCCAAACAATTTTTCAACCGCACCACACGCCGATTATATACAGCGATTGTGTGGGGAAATATTGAGGAAGATGAGGGCACTATAATTGGGCACATAGGGCGCAACCCTAGCAATAGAATGCAAATGGCCGTGTTTGAAGATGGCTCACAAGGTAAACACGCTGTAACCCATTTTAAAGCATTAGAAAGATTAGGCTATATCACCGTGGTTCAGTGCAAATTAGAAACTGGCCGCACGCACCAAATTCGCGCACATATGAAGCACATAGGGCACACCCTCTTTAACGATGAGCGCTATGGTGGCAATGAAATCCTAAAAGGCACCACCTTTACCAAATACAAGCAATTTGTGCAAAATTGTTTTCAAATTTGCCCACGCCAAGCCTTACACGCCCAAACACTTGGCTTTGAACACCCTACAACAGGAAAACAGCTAGACTTTGAAGCACCCGTGCCAGAGGATATGACACAATTACTTGAAAAATGGCGCACTTATTCAAATGCCACTTGGGATAATGATTAA
- a CDS encoding PASTA domain-containing protein has translation MNFLKAFISWKVWLNVLIGAGLLVGLWYFTFNWLNDYTNHNVEVKVPDLSTMNIHQAMKALDDLGLEYSVDSVKYSENFKPFAVLDFYPTAGSMVKPGRKIFIKSNPRTWQPVALPNLIDKSKRLAFTQLSMRHFVVGDTIYIKDPAKDAVLKVLFNGKEIPAGTFLPRGSVVDLVLGKGFDLDMPVPNLIGMTLDEARNTILEHYFELGKVNFFGSETDSINGTVVYQDPPDTDTYDEGRPISVWLSTKMLSELKKQTDSLDIIFRRKIKGEDSLYYKSVQNSKKIRISDLPEEIRNQVKYDEAAKSNLEKRKSTQAPVQHKPKIDTTGISID, from the coding sequence ATGAATTTTCTAAAAGCATTTATCAGCTGGAAAGTATGGCTTAATGTCTTAATCGGCGCGGGGCTACTCGTAGGGCTTTGGTATTTCACTTTCAATTGGTTGAACGACTATACCAACCATAATGTGGAAGTAAAAGTACCAGATTTATCCACTATGAACATTCACCAAGCTATGAAAGCACTCGATGATTTAGGGCTTGAATATTCCGTGGATAGTGTGAAATATTCAGAAAACTTTAAGCCCTTTGCCGTGCTAGATTTTTACCCCACCGCGGGCTCTATGGTGAAACCTGGACGAAAAATCTTCATTAAATCCAATCCTAGAACTTGGCAGCCCGTAGCACTACCTAATTTAATTGACAAGAGTAAAAGACTTGCTTTCACGCAATTAAGTATGCGCCATTTTGTAGTGGGTGATACCATTTATATTAAAGACCCAGCCAAAGATGCCGTATTAAAAGTATTATTCAATGGGAAAGAAATTCCCGCAGGAACCTTCCTCCCCAGAGGAAGCGTGGTGGATTTAGTACTCGGCAAGGGATTTGATTTAGATATGCCCGTGCCTAACTTAATCGGAATGACTTTGGACGAAGCTCGAAACACAATTCTTGAACACTACTTTGAGCTAGGAAAAGTAAATTTCTTTGGCTCTGAAACCGATAGCATCAACGGAACAGTGGTGTACCAAGACCCGCCCGATACGGATACCTACGATGAGGGGCGACCTATCTCCGTTTGGCTCTCCACAAAAATGCTTTCTGAATTAAAAAAACAAACCGATTCGCTTGACATCATATTCCGTAGAAAAATCAAGGGTGAAGATTCCTTATATTACAAATCTGTTCAAAATTCTAAGAAAATAAGAATCAGCGATTTGCCAGAAGAAATTAGAAACCAAGTGAAATATGACGAGGCCGCTAAAAGTAACCTTGAAAAACGCAAAAGCACACAAGCTCCCGTTCAGCATAAACCTAAAATCGACACGACTGGAATCAGCATTGATTAA
- a CDS encoding cation:proton antiporter, with protein sequence MDIYLIMGGMSILIIFSYLFDTIARNTQFPSVILLIATGIGLRFLADSFHYHIPYLDKIIPTFGTIGLILIVLEGALELKINKEKKGIIIKGFTSALAILLLTAIGLATLVNYWLGVPFLNAMLEVTPLAIISSAVAIPSAAGLLEKDREFVVYESTFSDILGIILFYFLKPHIVDASGEPYEVAKSITIGSFGALILEMIAVVIISFIVIYILFTLIEKISHNVKFFLILALLILAYVIAKKFHLSALIIIFFFGLFMANTRDMLPDKFKKYIPTKKVNEGLHEFHLLTAESTFLIRTGFFLFFGFNITLDMFSNTATYLYGLAIIGVIFLVRLGYFVATQPRSILPTAGIAPRGLITILLFLDLPLAMSNDFVNEKVLLIVILLSMLIMLLGLILTPESNGKPKIDMNSFGDV encoded by the coding sequence ATGGATATATACTTAATCATGGGCGGAATGTCCATCCTTATTATATTTTCCTACCTGTTTGACACTATTGCAAGAAACACCCAATTCCCCTCGGTCATCTTACTGATTGCCACGGGGATTGGGCTTCGTTTTTTAGCCGATAGCTTTCACTATCATATCCCTTATTTAGACAAAATTATTCCCACCTTTGGCACCATTGGGCTAATTTTAATCGTGCTGGAAGGCGCCCTTGAATTAAAAATCAACAAGGAGAAGAAGGGTATAATTATAAAAGGCTTCACCTCGGCACTAGCCATTCTGCTACTCACCGCCATAGGCCTTGCCACACTTGTAAATTACTGGCTTGGCGTTCCTTTTCTAAATGCAATGCTCGAAGTAACACCACTAGCCATCATCAGCAGTGCCGTGGCGATACCGAGCGCTGCGGGGCTTTTGGAAAAAGACCGAGAATTTGTAGTGTACGAATCCACTTTTTCAGACATTTTAGGAATTATCCTATTTTATTTCCTAAAACCGCACATTGTAGATGCCAGCGGAGAGCCTTACGAGGTGGCAAAATCCATTACCATAGGCTCATTTGGGGCTTTAATCTTGGAAATGATAGCCGTAGTAATCATTTCATTTATTGTAATTTACATACTTTTCACCTTAATTGAAAAAATCTCGCATAATGTTAAATTTTTCTTAATTTTAGCCTTATTAATCCTAGCTTATGTCATTGCCAAAAAATTCCATCTTTCAGCTTTGATTATCATTTTCTTCTTCGGATTATTCATGGCAAACACCCGCGATATGCTACCCGATAAGTTTAAAAAATATATCCCAACTAAAAAGGTGAATGAAGGCTTGCACGAATTTCATTTGCTCACCGCAGAATCCACCTTCTTGATTCGCACGGGATTTTTCCTATTCTTTGGGTTCAATATTACTTTGGACATGTTTAGCAACACGGCTACCTATCTGTATGGCTTAGCCATCATTGGGGTTATATTCCTTGTGCGGCTTGGGTATTTTGTTGCCACGCAGCCGCGTAGCATTCTGCCCACAGCGGGGATTGCGCCACGAGGCTTGATTACTATTTTACTTTTTTTAGACTTGCCGCTTGCGATGAGCAATGATTTCGTTAATGAAAAAGTACTTTTAATCGTGATTTTATTATCAATGCTCATTATGCTTTTAGGCTTAATTTTAACGCCAGAAAGTAATGGAAAACCCAAAATCGATATGAATAGCTTTGGCGATGTATAA
- the pepT gene encoding peptidase T → MDAIWSKKLLERFIGYTKVYTTSEPDVEQIPSTERQWDLARYLKNELETLGLEDVSIDEHAYVMGYLPSNQEKELPTIGFIAHFDTSPDFSGENVNPQIWENYDGKDVTLNKAENIVLRVSEFPELAEHKGETLITTDGTTLLGADDKAGIAEIVTAVEYLIAHPEIPRPRIAVGFTPDEEVGKGAHLFDVQKFGADFAYTMDGSSVGELEYENFNAAGAKVKFTGKVVHPGYAKNKMINALHLYRKFGDLLPENEVPERTEGREGFFHQNSVCGDVDEVNLELIIRDHDLEKFEARKKQLQEITKKINDELGEERVITTIKDQYFNMHQHIKDKMYIVDLAEQAMKNLDIKPLIKPIRGGTDGAQLSYKGLPCPNIFAGGQNFHSRFEYVTLEAMEKATDVIIEMAQLATTKF, encoded by the coding sequence ATGGACGCTATATGGAGTAAAAAATTACTTGAAAGATTTATAGGCTACACCAAGGTGTACACCACAAGTGAGCCAGATGTGGAGCAAATCCCTAGCACGGAACGCCAATGGGATTTGGCCAGATACCTTAAAAATGAATTAGAAACACTAGGGCTAGAAGATGTGAGCATAGATGAGCACGCTTATGTAATGGGCTATCTACCTAGCAATCAAGAAAAAGAATTACCCACAATTGGCTTTATTGCTCACTTTGACACCTCGCCAGATTTTAGCGGAGAGAATGTAAATCCACAAATTTGGGAAAATTATGATGGAAAAGATGTTACGCTCAACAAGGCTGAAAACATAGTCTTGCGCGTATCTGAATTTCCCGAATTAGCCGAACACAAGGGCGAAACTTTAATCACTACCGACGGGACTACTTTGCTTGGAGCAGATGACAAAGCGGGTATTGCCGAAATCGTGACCGCGGTAGAATATCTCATTGCTCATCCTGAGATTCCAAGGCCACGCATTGCGGTAGGTTTCACCCCTGACGAGGAAGTGGGCAAGGGCGCTCACCTCTTTGATGTTCAGAAGTTTGGCGCAGATTTCGCCTACACTATGGACGGTAGCTCTGTGGGCGAATTAGAGTATGAAAACTTCAATGCTGCAGGTGCCAAAGTAAAATTTACAGGAAAAGTGGTGCACCCTGGGTATGCTAAAAACAAGATGATAAATGCGCTACATTTATACCGAAAATTCGGAGATTTGCTCCCAGAAAACGAAGTGCCAGAACGCACCGAAGGCCGCGAAGGCTTCTTCCACCAAAATAGCGTGTGTGGCGATGTAGATGAGGTAAATTTAGAATTAATCATTCGCGACCACGATTTGGAAAAATTTGAAGCGCGCAAAAAGCAACTTCAAGAAATTACAAAAAAAATAAATGATGAATTGGGCGAAGAGCGCGTAATCACCACGATTAAAGACCAATACTTCAATATGCATCAGCACATTAAAGATAAAATGTATATTGTCGATTTGGCTGAACAAGCTATGAAAAACCTTGATATAAAACCACTTATCAAGCCCATTCGTGGAGGTACAGACGGAGCTCAGCTTTCTTATAAAGGATTACCTTGTCCTAACATCTTTGCGGGCGGACAGAATTTCCACAGCCGTTTTGAGTATGTAACACTAGAAGCTATGGAAAAAGCCACCGATGTCATCATTGAAATGGCACAACTTGCAACTACCAAATTCTAA
- a CDS encoding peptidylprolyl isomerase: MRKLRFLVILMSAVVFAQQGVIKVNGTQISVKNFKEKYKNNIEAEGITNAIKDYVSYELMRQKALEDKADTTYYYKQLYQNNLENYTRLFWDSLLIAKGKELQIPVDSLNEQQRKNVINGLLIYQNLEQFKQDSAAIVQVNKALGEDYLNSAQKTNFKGDKAIFTTPTGKFTQQDYIKMLNEVKGGAVKKKKLSELMKDGYYLVRDKFLLDDMKQNLSKYYPAYQRITDDLRNTILINYFIEKHIYHKADQDQAGKKAYLAKNQERYTWPERYQLNVFRYINEADAKQVMQWLKQGKTAEFIEKQYADKWEGNQPRVFRNEGYFLIDSPELGELNAKEKVQKSTFRNAPAVIQILRLVPPTPMTAEEAGQVLRDDYRSFYFGKVMHDLRQNAQVEIPQELK, translated from the coding sequence ATGAGAAAGTTAAGATTTTTAGTAATTTTAATGAGTGCCGTTGTGTTTGCACAGCAGGGCGTTATTAAAGTAAATGGTACCCAAATTAGTGTAAAGAATTTTAAAGAAAAATACAAGAATAATATTGAAGCAGAGGGAATTACAAATGCTATAAAAGATTATGTAAGTTATGAGCTTATGCGCCAAAAGGCTTTGGAAGACAAGGCAGACACTACCTATTATTACAAGCAATTGTATCAGAATAATTTAGAGAATTATACTCGTCTGTTTTGGGATAGTTTGCTCATAGCCAAGGGGAAAGAACTTCAAATTCCAGTGGATTCGCTCAACGAGCAACAGAGAAAAAATGTAATCAATGGCTTGTTAATTTACCAGAATTTAGAGCAATTTAAGCAGGATTCAGCAGCTATTGTGCAGGTAAATAAAGCCCTAGGTGAAGATTATTTAAATAGCGCCCAAAAAACTAATTTTAAAGGAGATAAAGCGATTTTTACCACGCCCACAGGGAAATTTACACAGCAAGACTATATTAAAATGCTGAATGAGGTGAAAGGAGGCGCCGTGAAAAAGAAAAAACTTTCTGAGCTGATGAAAGATGGGTATTACCTAGTTAGAGATAAATTTTTGCTAGATGATATGAAGCAAAATTTAAGTAAATATTACCCAGCATATCAGCGAATTACAGATGATTTGAGAAACACGATACTCATCAATTATTTTATAGAAAAACATATTTACCATAAGGCCGACCAAGACCAAGCAGGAAAAAAAGCCTATTTGGCTAAAAATCAAGAGAGATATACTTGGCCAGAGCGCTATCAATTAAATGTTTTTAGGTATATAAATGAGGCTGATGCCAAGCAAGTGATGCAATGGCTTAAACAAGGGAAAACCGCCGAATTTATAGAAAAACAATATGCCGATAAGTGGGAAGGCAATCAGCCCAGAGTATTTCGGAATGAAGGGTATTTTCTCATCGATTCGCCAGAATTAGGTGAGCTTAATGCAAAAGAGAAGGTTCAAAAATCCACTTTTCGCAATGCCCCCGCTGTGATTCAGATTTTGCGCCTCGTACCCCCAACTCCGATGACAGCAGAAGAGGCGGGGCAGGTGTTGCGAGATGATTATCGAAGTTTTTATTTTGGTAAGGTGATGCACGATTTAAGGCAAAATGCACAAGTGGAAATCCCTCAGGAATTGAAATAA
- a CDS encoding peptidylprolyl isomerase: MIKKLNANKKLWLALLCSLPMIVFAQSKKIDGVEAVVGNEIVLQSDIDRDYEIAKQNGQTFPDKCSFLNNMLVQKMVLNHAKNDTLVKIADDRIKARASAVLEDFRNRATDVQLLQVYGVKTIPELKNLLENIVRENALIETKKSMIEENIDASPEDVKNFFEENKSELPRVNEEVELAHIVIYPEITETHKQQIIDSLKQIKKDIENGESFATKATLFSQDPGSASQGGLYKNIKRGKFVPEFDAVAFNLEEGQISDPVETEFGYHIIKLDKRLGQAIDVRHILLVPKPTQAEIDSAKVKLEKIKQDIKLGKITFKEAALQNSVDKYTRFNGGVLTNPQTGEDRFERSSLPYNQVYALAGLQKGDISDIFESEYKNKKVLSILQLIDVIPAHQISLSTDYTRLKNYTLQKKKQEVLYDWIRKNLPNTYIKIGKDYQNCNFEFNWLKK; this comes from the coding sequence ATGATAAAGAAATTGAACGCAAATAAAAAATTATGGCTTGCACTTTTGTGCAGCCTGCCGATGATTGTTTTTGCGCAAAGTAAGAAAATAGATGGCGTGGAGGCCGTGGTGGGAAATGAGATTGTTTTGCAATCCGATATTGATAGGGACTATGAAATTGCCAAGCAAAATGGGCAAACTTTCCCAGATAAATGTAGCTTCCTCAACAATATGCTGGTGCAGAAAATGGTGCTGAATCACGCTAAAAATGATACCTTGGTGAAGATTGCTGATGATAGAATCAAGGCCAGAGCCAGTGCCGTTTTGGAAGATTTTAGAAACCGCGCGACCGATGTGCAATTGTTGCAAGTCTATGGAGTGAAAACCATTCCAGAGCTTAAAAATTTGCTGGAAAACATTGTGCGTGAGAATGCTTTGATTGAGACTAAAAAATCAATGATTGAGGAAAATATCGATGCCTCGCCAGAAGATGTGAAGAATTTCTTTGAGGAAAATAAAAGCGAGCTACCAAGGGTAAATGAAGAAGTGGAGCTAGCACACATCGTAATTTATCCAGAAATCACAGAAACGCACAAGCAGCAAATCATAGATTCCCTAAAACAGATTAAAAAAGATATAGAAAACGGAGAAAGTTTTGCAACCAAAGCCACTTTATTCTCGCAAGACCCTGGCTCTGCCAGCCAAGGCGGATTGTACAAAAACATTAAGAGAGGAAAATTCGTTCCTGAGTTTGATGCCGTAGCCTTCAACCTAGAAGAAGGACAAATTTCGGATCCCGTAGAAACAGAATTTGGTTATCACATCATTAAATTAGACAAGCGTTTAGGACAAGCCATCGATGTTCGTCATATTTTATTGGTGCCAAAGCCTACCCAAGCGGAAATCGATTCGGCTAAGGTGAAATTAGAGAAAATCAAGCAAGATATAAAATTAGGAAAAATAACATTTAAAGAAGCTGCTTTGCAAAATTCTGTGGATAAGTACACAAGATTTAACGGAGGAGTGCTTACTAATCCTCAAACGGGCGAAGATCGCTTTGAGCGTAGTAGCTTGCCATACAACCAAGTGTATGCTTTGGCAGGATTGCAAAAAGGCGATATCAGTGATATTTTTGAATCTGAATACAAAAACAAAAAAGTGCTTTCAATCCTTCAATTAATCGATGTGATTCCTGCACACCAAATCAGTCTAAGCACCGATTACACCAGATTGAAAAACTATACTTTACAAAAGAAAAAACAAGAGGTTTTGTACGACTGGATTCGCAAAAACTTACCAAACACTTACATTAAAATAGGAAAAGATTACCAAAATTGTAATTTTGAGTTCAATTGGTTGAAGAAGTAA
- a CDS encoding alpha-amylase family glycosyl hydrolase: MQQWYDQVQGRRYGGDIQGIIDKLDYLEDLGINALYLNPINDSPSLHKYDARYYHHVDIHFGPDPEGDKKIIAQENPADPSTWQWTSADLLFLELVEKIHARGMHIIIDFSWNHTGHEFWAWQDLIKNKENSAYKTWYNILDFENGDSAEIKYQGWSGVKEMPEFRKILYSEKINGFPYEGDLDEKLKTHILQVAQRWLAPNGDASKGVDGYRLDVADQIGMNFWRKFRQRVRHVKPDALLVGEIWWETWPDKMMNPRPYLKGDIFDSIMFYQGFRFARAFFGHNEQYAGALDMAEHLKLSVHGMKRQTIDCLMMMSASHDTPRLLTSFFNKGKYKHLAKPMDDIFYKTQKPDEETYLRVKNFLVFQFTMPGAPQIWAGDEMGMWGADDPDCRKPLWWKEFKFAPETANPFEDAPPTYNAVGFNEEWHAFYKKIIALRRNNEILNKGTTRFLYTDQDLLIIQRKRGNERFIIAFNNHTEPINLEFIPLHLKGYDVWNDCPVERIMSLPPLSFTIIKK; the protein is encoded by the coding sequence ATGCAACAGTGGTATGACCAAGTGCAAGGCAGAAGATATGGAGGAGATATTCAAGGGATTATTGATAAATTAGATTATTTAGAAGACTTGGGCATCAATGCTCTATACTTAAATCCCATCAATGATTCGCCATCATTGCACAAATACGATGCTCGGTATTACCACCATGTAGACATTCATTTTGGCCCCGACCCTGAGGGCGATAAAAAAATCATCGCTCAGGAAAATCCCGCAGACCCTAGCACTTGGCAATGGACAAGTGCTGATTTACTTTTCCTAGAATTAGTGGAAAAAATCCACGCCCGCGGTATGCACATCATCATAGATTTCTCGTGGAACCACACAGGACACGAGTTTTGGGCGTGGCAGGATTTAATTAAAAATAAAGAAAATTCCGCTTACAAAACTTGGTATAATATCTTAGATTTTGAAAATGGAGACTCCGCCGAAATCAAATACCAAGGCTGGTCTGGCGTGAAGGAAATGCCAGAATTTAGAAAAATCCTATACAGCGAAAAAATTAACGGCTTCCCCTATGAAGGCGATTTAGACGAAAAACTAAAAACACATATTCTGCAAGTGGCACAGCGCTGGCTCGCCCCCAATGGCGATGCAAGCAAAGGCGTAGATGGCTACCGCCTTGATGTTGCCGACCAAATTGGAATGAATTTCTGGCGAAAATTTCGGCAACGCGTGCGCCATGTAAAGCCTGATGCGCTGCTGGTAGGCGAAATCTGGTGGGAAACTTGGCCTGATAAGATGATGAACCCGCGCCCTTATCTTAAAGGCGATATCTTTGATTCCATTATGTTTTACCAAGGATTCCGCTTTGCACGCGCGTTCTTTGGGCATAATGAGCAATATGCTGGCGCTCTGGATATGGCGGAACACCTGAAACTATCAGTCCACGGAATGAAGCGCCAAACCATTGATTGCTTAATGATGATGAGCGCCTCGCACGATACGCCACGCCTGCTCACCTCCTTTTTTAATAAAGGAAAATATAAGCACCTCGCCAAGCCAATGGACGATATTTTCTACAAAACCCAAAAACCTGATGAGGAAACTTATCTAAGGGTGAAGAACTTCCTTGTATTTCAATTTACAATGCCTGGTGCGCCACAAATTTGGGCGGGCGACGAAATGGGAATGTGGGGCGCAGATGACCCCGATTGCAGAAAACCCCTTTGGTGGAAGGAATTTAAATTCGCTCCCGAAACGGCAAATCCCTTTGAGGACGCTCCTCCTACCTATAATGCAGTGGGCTTTAATGAGGAATGGCACGCTTTTTACAAAAAAATCATAGCGTTGCGCAGAAATAATGAGATTTTAAATAAAGGCACTACCCGCTTCCTCTATACCGACCAAGATTTGCTAATTATTCAGCGAAAACGAGGTAATGAGCGTTTTATCATCGCCTTTAATAATCATACAGAGCCAATTAATTTAGAATTTATCCCTTTACACTTAAAAGGATACGATGTCTGGAATGACTGTCCTGTGGAGCGCATTATGAGCCTGCCGCCGCTGAGTTTTACTATTATTAAAAAATAA
- a CDS encoding M48 family metallopeptidase — protein sequence MKSNKFSFRIIIAIGIALFFLFRYYSNSSVNEITGEKQHISLSPEQEIKLGLDGRDYMIRESGGLLQDAKTQNFIQQLGRKIVQNSAAQKTPYQFEFHVLADPNTVNAFALPGGQIFITVGLLKRLKTEAQVAGVLGHEIGHVVARHSAEQMAKQQLSQGLAGAAGVASGDANSAQYAQMIAHMINLKYGRGDELEADDLGVRFMLEAGYNPYELIEVMKVLEEASGGNRQPEFTSTHPSPANRIEKIKNAIEKYQNP from the coding sequence ATGAAATCAAATAAATTCTCTTTTCGGATTATTATCGCCATCGGGATTGCTTTATTTTTCCTATTTCGCTACTACTCCAATAGCTCGGTAAATGAAATCACGGGCGAAAAACAGCATATCAGCCTAAGCCCTGAGCAGGAAATTAAACTGGGGCTTGATGGGCGCGATTATATGATACGCGAATCTGGCGGCTTATTACAAGATGCTAAAACACAAAACTTCATTCAGCAGCTGGGGCGCAAAATTGTGCAAAATAGCGCTGCGCAGAAAACACCTTATCAATTCGAATTCCATGTCCTTGCCGACCCCAATACCGTAAATGCCTTTGCCCTGCCAGGGGGGCAAATCTTCATCACCGTGGGGCTGCTCAAACGCTTAAAAACAGAGGCGCAAGTTGCGGGCGTCTTAGGGCATGAAATTGGGCATGTAGTAGCGCGGCACAGCGCGGAGCAAATGGCAAAACAACAGCTCTCCCAAGGGCTAGCGGGCGCCGCAGGCGTGGCCAGTGGAGATGCAAACTCGGCTCAATATGCGCAAATGATTGCCCATATGATTAATCTAAAATATGGGCGCGGCGATGAGCTGGAAGCCGATGATTTGGGCGTGAGATTTATGCTAGAAGCAGGCTATAACCCTTATGAACTCATTGAAGTAATGAAAGTCTTAGAAGAGGCCTCAGGCGGAAACCGTCAGCCAGAATTTACTAGCACCCACCCAAGCCCCGCCAACCGAATTGAAAAAATTAAAAACGCCATCGAAAAATACCAAAACCCTTAA